TACGTTTCAGAGAAATGGGTGGcctataatttaaataattactcGCGTGTTTGAACTGAACACTCCTAGATTAGCATATTAATACACCTTCCTAACTCTCCCGCCGATGTTCTAGATGGCACCGAATCTCTTATGTAAAATCTAACTTGACGTAGACGCTTTGATGGTATCTTTCAAATCCAATATCTAACCAATAATAATCAAACTGAACAACAGTTAATCGATATTTGGAACATAAAatagcttaattttttttgtgcgCGCTAATAACGAAATGTTCGTGTATAATGCTCTACTTTTTTGGgttttaacaaaaagaaaagaagaaaagtcgCCTGATAACGATAAAAAGAGAgtccaaaaattcaaaaatgtttttttgactATTCAGCTAATCACTCACCtcttatatttctataaaaacgttttaaacttcaaacttacttcaaacttgtaTGAATCTCCCAGTCAAACTCTGTCTGCCGAATTTCCCGGCAAAACCTTAACCAACCACAGTTACAATATGACTCTTTTACCCTTACCCGTCCTCTTCTTACTTTTCACCTCACTGCCCTTTTCTGTAATTTCACAGATCAACGAACGGTCAACACTCCTTGCCCTGAAACGCGGTCTGGGAGACCCACCGTCTCTCCGCCTATGGAACACCACATCTTCCCCGTGCGATTGGTCGGGGATCACCTGCGTCGATGGAAACGTCACCGGGATAAGTTTCTATAACCAGAACTTCACCGCAACGGTTCCGACCAATATATGCGATTTCCCAAACCTGGAAGCTCTTGACTTGTCGTTTAATCTATTCTCCGGCGAGTTTCCGACCGTTCTTTACAACTGCACCAAGCTTCGCCATCTCGATCTCTCGCAGAACAACTTCAACGGCTCACTTCCCGCCGACATCGACCGTCTCTCGCCACAACTCGAGATTCTCGACCTCAGTGCTAACGGTTTCTCCGGCGATATTCCGAAGACGATAGGTATGTTTTCTAAGCTCACGGTTTTGAATCTCTACATGAGCGAATACGACGGTACTTTTCCGTCGGAGATCGGGGACTTGTCGGAGCTCCAAGAGCTTCGTTTGGCGGACAACGATAAGTTTTTACCGGCGGAGATTCCGGCGGAGTTTAGGAAATTGACGAAACTCAAGTACTTGTGGTTCTCGGAGATCAACTTGATCGGAGAAATCCCAGCCGTTGTTTTCGCTAACATGACGGATCTCGAACACGTGGATTTGTCCGCTAACAGCTTATCGGGTCGGATCCCGGACGTTTTATTCGGGTTGAAGAACCTAGCCGTTCTCTATCTCTACGTCAATAACCTAACCGGGGGGATACCGAAATCTATTTCGGCTACCAACATTGTTGAGCTTGATCTCTCGTATAACAATTTAACCGGTTCAATTCCGGAAGCAATCGGCAATCTAACGAAATTAGAGTTTCTAAACCTGTACGTAAACCAGTTAACCGGCGTAATACCCCCGGCTATCGCAAAATTACCGAAATTGAAGGAGGTAAAACTCTATACCAACAAGTTAACCGGTGAGATACCGGGTGATTTCGGTTTACACTCAAATCTAGAGCGGTTCGAAGTGTCGGAGAATCAGTTAACCGGGAAAATACCGGAGAATCTCTGCAAGGGAGGGAAGCTCCTCGGCGTGGTTGTATTCTCTAACAATCTCACCGGCGTAATACCAGAGTCGCTCGGGAACTGTGGGTCCCTCTTATCTGTTCAGCTTTTTAACAACCGATTCTCCGGTGAGTTTCCTTCCGGGATATGGACTGCTAAAGACATGTATAGTTTACAGATTAGTAACAACTTCTTCACCGGAAAGTTACCGGAGAAAGTCGCTTGGAACCTCTCTAGGATTGAGATAGATAACAACGAATTCTCCGGTGAGATTCCTCGGACGGTCGGTTCTTGGTCTTCCCTTGAAGTGTTCAGCGCTCGGAACAACCGGTTCTCCGGTGAGATCCCAACGGAGTTAACGTCCTTGTCAAGAATCATATCGATCTTTCTTGATTCGAATAATCTCTCCGGCGAGTTACCGGAGGAAATCATCTCATGGAAGTCGTTGGTGACGTTGAGTTTATCGAAGAACAAACTCTCCGGGAACATTCCTCGAGCTCTAGGGCTGTTGCCAGGCTTGGTCGATCTTGATCTGTCGGAGAACGAACTTTCCGGCGAAATCCCACCGGAGGTCGGGAGTCTGAAGTTCACAACGCTTAACTTGTCGTCAAACATGCTCACCGGAGAAGTACCGGACCAGCTTGATAACCTTGCGTACGAGACAAGTTTCTTGAACAACACCAATCTCTGTGCCGACACACCGGTCGTTAAGTTACAAGATTGTCGGAAAGTGCTCCGAAGATCAAAGCAGCTGCCTGGGAAAATCATCGCAATGATTCTAGTCATCGCAGTTCTGCTACTCGCCGTCACTCTGGTCGTCACGTTCTTTGTGGTTCGAGACCATACAAGGAAGCCAAGAGGAAGCAGAGGCTTAGAGACGTGGAAGCTAACTTCTTTCCACAGAGTAGACTTCGCGGAACACGACATCGTTTCGAATCTGATGGAACACAACGTGATAGGGAGTGGAGGATCAGGCAAAGTTTACAAGATACACATCGGATCCTCAGGAGAAAACGTAGCGGTGAAGAGGATATGGGACAACAAGAAGCTTGACAAGAACCTCGAGAAAGAGTTCATTGCTGAAGTTGAGATTTTGGGGACGATCAGGCACGTGAATATAGTGAAACTACTGTGTTGTATCTCGAGGGAGGATTCAAAGCTTCTGGTGTATGAGTACTTGGAGAAACGCAGCTTGGATCAATGGCTACATGGTAAGAAGAAAGGAGGTGATGCAGAGGCTAATAGCTTGAATTGGGCACAGAGGTTGAATATTGCGGTCGGTGCAGCGCAAGGACTTTGCTATATGCATCATGATTGTACTCCTGCGATCATACATAGAGATGTCAAGTCAAGCAACATCTTGCTTGATTATGAGTTCAACGCCAAGATTGCTGATTTCGGGTTGGCTAAATTGTTGGTTAAGCAAAACCAACAACCTCAAACTATGTCAGCTGTTGCTGGATCCTTCGGTTACATTGCTCCAGGTAATAATAACACCCTTTTAATAGTTCATGCAGGTCTCAATATATTGTTTGGTCTCTAACATCTTTAGTGTTGCAGAATACGCATATACCTCAAAGGTGGATGAAAAGATCGACGTGTATAGCTTCGGTGTAGTTTTGTTAGAGCTGGTGACCGGAAGAGAAGGTAACAACGGAGATGGACATACAAACTTGGCAGATTGGTCATGGAGACATTACCAATCTAAGAAACCGATCACAGAGGCTTTTGCTGAGGACATCAAAGAAGCTTCTAACACGGAGGAGATGACAACAGTGTTCAAGCTAGGTCTAATGTGTACTAACACATTGCCTAGTCACAGACCTTCCATGAAGGAGGTCTTGTATGTTCTTCGCCAACAAGGACTTGAGGAGACAAAAAGAACTGCGACAGAGGCACATGAGGCACCTTTACTGGTTAGTTTATCTGGTCGGAGGACGACAAGTAAAAGGGTAGAAGGTGAAGCTTTAGGTTTTGTATAATAatcaataatcacacaattttgaggttggttttagggtttttaccGCATGTGTTGTGTGTAAACAAAGTAAAGTTTAAGGCTAATTAACTAGATAAGTTCTTATGTTCAGAATAAATGAATGAAAGTAGTCTTTATAAATTTGGTATTTCTCTTATTTTGAATCAAGGGAAGATGCATAGTTTTATTCATTACGTTCATATaaggtcagttttgcatttAGATATTGAACACACAGGATTGATTAAGGATTTTGATTAATCATACAATTATATGAAATAATCCCTACAAAGGTAAAAGTTAAGGACAAAAACGATTCTGACCACGtcccccgaagaagaaaacaggCTCTGACATAGTAGTGACATATACGTTTCCTGGTTAAGCTTTGTAGAATAACAATCATACTCATCAGAGTACTTTGATCCTAACGTTGGTGTGTGGAAACAAGCTTCGCCAAAGAGGTAAGATGGCCATCTTCCACTTCCCATTGTAGTTTTTGTGTGTGGCTTCTTCCTCACCGTTAGTCGTTAGGGCTATATACTTCTCCACCCCACCCCACCCCACCGCAGTGCCAGTACCCTATCACGTTGTCTCCGCAAGTCAACCACCATTATATAAAACATGATGtggaaataattttaaaatagctAATGTATCACGGACTTTAACATCACTCACACGTACGTTGCGTATCGAGATATGATGCTGCCAATAGAGGGAAACAATGGCCAATGGAGTATTGTGTTATCAAAAGAAACCaaaactttttcttatttttttagtgTATAGTTtgatcaaaaaggaaaaaaaatttagtgcACAGTTAAAACAAATATTGCTTTTTAAGTAtgtaaactagattttgatccgcgcttttaaAGTGCaagattattttcataaaaaaatagtttagtttagacaatatatatttatataaacaattttttgagatatataaatatactatattatataacttactaacttaaaaccaattttggatgtaaacaatatatatatatatatatatttatattttactttttatgaAAACATCTAtgcaaaagtaaaaaaaatcacatttttctaattatatttttggtatagatgatattttatcatttatataaattttgtgtttataaggataactatatttatattattttcaatatttttatactataatattttattttctattttgtagttttaataaatgtaaTTTCATATTGTAATATGTCTCTTAgcgataaaaatattttgtcaattaCAGCGGAACAAACAACCCACAAAAAGTATAGTTATAATTAATTTTGGAATTTTctcttttagatatttatttgtttttaaaataacatgtacttaaattataaactattaaaatgaaccttattattttagattgtttggaaataatatttgtaaatgTTTGGTTAgagtaatattattttcaaattattcttATTGAAATTCAGATAAAAATAAAgacagaaaatgttttttttttggtaattataaATTTGGTTAACTGTAAGCTATATATTATAAATcggtactatatatatatatatattaaaattttaatagataTGTAAGATTTTGTACGTCTATTAATAATCAAAATGAATTGGTAtgtgttaagctagatgggcttccaacctaaaaccaattggtgctaAGTGGAGTGGCCCatccatcttatatattgctaaggatcccttccaatatccgatgtgggacatttatccctaatacgccccctcgagatgatggctctttgagcgtcaatctcggaatgttcgGGCAAGGATCGATGGGCCAACTTTGGGCCAGATCGATGTGGATCGGGTTAGACTGCGTGgatcgggctctgataccatgttaagctagatgggcttccaacctaaaaccaattggtgctaAGTGGAGTGGCTCatccatcttatatattgctaaggatcccttccaatatccgatgtgggacatTTATCCCTAATAGTATGTCTTCGCATATTTGATTAGAAGTATAGATAGATCATACTTTCATTTTTATGCTTTAATAAAATTGGTTAATTAAATgttatatgattaatttatttattcttttataCAAATGTTACGTTGTCTTTGAAAAAAAGTTGTTACATACTCCTTCCGTTCtcgaaaaaaagaaattttagatttttcttttccataaaaatagattttctatattataaaagtactttttatacttttgaagaacattaattgataatatttaaatttattaaattttattagtgGAAATCTAttagaaaatgtataaaaactaaattaaattataaacatttattaaattcttatgAGCGTATATACTGTATAAAATCTTACTCTCAGGAACATATGGAGTAGTACATACTATTAGTTAATCTTTTTAAGATAATCAATAAATTCGTAAATTGGCAACCTTAagtataactagattttgacccgcgcttcgaAAGCGCGGGTTTTTTCGGCTAATAACAATGTTCAAATATGAATTAATGTTTTAGTTCTAATGTACATTAATAAGTTACAAAATCGTATTATATCAAAAAAGAAATGATTTATTGTCTAAAATTAcatatcatttaatttatttgagatattgcatgtattttttttatttttttttacaactgaGATATTGTATGTATATTCTTATgttacaacaatattttttttattttatgtacattttataaaagttttatttgtTGTTGGTCAGATAGAAGATTTACTTGGCAAATTTTGGGATAATATATCAGTATAGATTTGTaggtttttaatagtttttgaaatatttttgtacCCGACCCAGATCCGCGATTGAACCGGTAAATTCGTTGATCCGAATATAATACAATCTGGATTTTGttaaaatacgatatataaaaacCTGATAAAACCCGGTAGAAATCCAAAATCTCATTATTAACTTGCAATTTGATATTGGTTGATCCGATACAATCTTATAAGAatctaatgatatttttttatagaaattgaTTCAAACTTTTGTTATACTTTTTAATAGTACAAAAATTTGAATAACTATTTGATTTGTGATTCTTTAATtttccataaaaaaatttactatatcattagagaaaatgaagaaaattgaacagaaaaaactatatttcttgttaaaatttaattttattgagatgaattagtattttggaactgttaaatattattatattataaagttatattatatCGAAGaaggtaattttttaaaatattatataatttataaattaggttATTTGAGAATTTGTATGTacaactttttttaattttctcttaGGCATAGACATTTTATCGagacaaaaaaatcaaacatgttTGGTTCGAATTTGGGTCCAAGGTAAAGTACTAATTAGGTAATTTTTGGATCTATAGGTCTCTGTTTGAGTCTGGATCCTACCCAAGAGTAGTTGCATACACATAGTACCCAAACTGTTTTATGTATATtagatatatttgtatatttaagatatatttcggtattacatatattttttatgttttgggtttaggttttggctatagttttggattttttggtaaaattaagATTATAAT
This genomic interval from Brassica napus cultivar Da-Ae chromosome A6, Da-Ae, whole genome shotgun sequence contains the following:
- the LOC106348559 gene encoding receptor-like protein 52 translates to MFVYNALLFWVLTKRKEEKSPDNDKKRVQKFKNVFLTIQLITHLLYFYKNVLNFKLTSNLYESPSQTLSAEFPGKTLTNHSYNMTLLPLPVLFLLFTSLPFSVISQINERSTLLALKRGLGDPPSLRLWNTTSSPCDWSGITCVDGNVTGISFYNQNFTATVPTNICDFPNLEALDLSFNLFSGEFPTVLYNCTKLRHLDLSQNNFNGSLPADIDRLSPQLEILDLSANGFSGDIPKTIGMFSKLTVLNLYMSEYDGTFPSEIGDLSELQELRLADNDKFLPAEIPAEFRKLTKLKYLWFSEINLIGEIPAVVFANMTDLEHVDLSANSLSGRIPDVLFGLKNLAVLYLYVNNLTGGIPKSISATNIVELDLSYNNLTGSIPEAIGNLTKLEFLNLYVNQLTGVIPPAIAKLPKLKEVKLYTNKLTGEIPGDFGLHSNLERFEVSENQLTGKIPENLCKGGKLLGVVVFSNNLTGVIPESLGNCGSLLSVQLFNNRFSGEFPSGIWTAKDMYSLQISNNFFTGKLPEKVAWNLSRIEIDNNEFSGEIPRTVGSWSSLEVFSARNNRFSGEIPTELTSLSRIISIFLDSNNLSGELPEEIISWKSLVTLSLSKNKLSGNIPRALGLLPGLVDLDLSENELSGEIPPEVGSLKFTTLNLSSNMLTGEVPDQLDNLAYETSFLNNTNLCADTPVVKLQDCRKVLRRSKQLPGKIIAMILVIAVLLLAVTLVVTFFVVRDHTRKPRGSRGLETWKLTSFHRVDFAEHDIVSNLMEHNVIGSGGSGKVYKIHIGSSGENVAVKRIWDNKKLDKNLEKEFIAEVEILGTIRHVNIVKLLCCISREDSKLLVYEYLEKRSLDQWLHGKKKGGDAEANSLNWAQRLNIAVGAAQGLCYMHHDCTPAIIHRDVKSSNILLDYEFNAKIADFGLAKLLVKQNQQPQTMSAVAGSFGYIAPEYAYTSKVDEKIDVYSFGVVLLELVTGREGNNGDGHTNLADWSWRHYQSKKPITEAFAEDIKEASNTEEMTTVFKLGLMCTNTLPSHRPSMKEVLYVLRQQGLEETKRTATEAHEAPLLVSLSGRRTTSKRVEGEALGFV